A single genomic interval of Zobellia nedashkovskayae harbors:
- a CDS encoding sulfatase-like hydrolase/transferase, with protein sequence MRKIIVLLLISTSFLSCSDKKKEIEKTPNFIIIMADDLGYGDISCYGSPHTKTPHIDQLANEGTRFLDFHSNAPVCSPTRAAFMTGKYQQRTGIEGVVTSKKHRDVGLGLKEITIAEELKKYNYNNGIYGKWHLGYSKKYNPMNQGFDDYAGFVSGGIDYHGHIDQEGYLDWWKGTKMDNEDGYVTDLITQYGLKFLKENNPKKTNKPFFLYLPHESPHRPYQRRIDRVLREVGKAGTLAVQDSIQSIYREMVEVMDEGVGEIIKALKEIGEYDNTVVIFLSDNGANEYGSNGVLRGFKNEVYEGGSRVPAIISYPGHIKAGIVNDQTVLTMDLLPTVLDLIQKEPTADYIDGISIKNNLINESDLPERDVFFAYGNLSFVRSGKWKMIRIKEDNGFNYELYDLINDLSEKNNMALENSTLLNTMKNKLLLWEKEVRKGAELITQ encoded by the coding sequence ATGAGAAAAATAATAGTATTGTTGTTAATTAGTACATCCTTTTTATCATGCTCCGATAAAAAAAAGGAAATTGAAAAGACCCCGAATTTTATAATTATAATGGCGGACGATTTAGGGTATGGAGATATTTCTTGTTATGGTAGCCCTCATACAAAAACTCCCCATATAGATCAATTAGCTAATGAGGGGACGAGGTTTCTTGATTTTCACTCTAACGCTCCTGTTTGCAGTCCAACAAGAGCTGCTTTTATGACAGGAAAGTATCAACAGCGGACAGGAATAGAAGGAGTTGTTACCTCCAAAAAACATAGAGATGTAGGCCTAGGTCTAAAAGAGATTACCATTGCAGAAGAATTAAAAAAATATAATTATAATAACGGAATTTATGGAAAATGGCATTTAGGGTATTCAAAAAAATATAACCCTATGAATCAAGGGTTTGATGATTATGCAGGGTTTGTTAGCGGAGGGATAGATTATCACGGCCATATTGACCAAGAAGGATACTTAGACTGGTGGAAAGGAACAAAAATGGACAATGAAGATGGGTATGTTACAGATTTAATAACACAATACGGGTTAAAGTTTTTAAAAGAAAATAATCCTAAGAAAACAAATAAACCCTTTTTCTTATATCTACCACACGAATCTCCTCACAGACCCTATCAAAGGCGCATAGACAGAGTATTGAGAGAAGTTGGTAAGGCTGGTACTCTAGCGGTTCAAGATAGTATCCAAAGCATTTATAGAGAGATGGTAGAGGTTATGGATGAGGGAGTGGGTGAAATAATCAAGGCCTTAAAAGAAATTGGAGAGTATGATAATACAGTCGTAATTTTTTTGTCTGACAATGGAGCTAATGAATATGGTAGCAATGGTGTATTAAGGGGATTTAAAAATGAAGTTTATGAAGGTGGTAGTAGAGTTCCTGCAATTATTAGTTATCCAGGTCATATAAAAGCGGGTATTGTTAATGATCAAACGGTTCTTACAATGGATTTACTTCCCACCGTACTTGATTTAATTCAAAAAGAACCAACTGCGGATTACATAGATGGTATTAGTATCAAAAACAACCTTATAAATGAATCTGACCTGCCTGAAAGGGATGTTTTTTTTGCATATGGAAACTTAAGTTTTGTGAGAAGTGGTAAGTGGAAAATGATTCGGATAAAAGAAGACAATGGTTTTAATTATGAACTTTATGATTTGATAAATGACCTTTCTGAAAAAAATAATATGGCTTTAGAAAATTCAACTTTACTTAATACGATGAAGAATAAACTTTTACTTTGGGAGAAAGAGGTCAGAAAAGGAGCCGAATTAATTACTCAATAA